Genomic DNA from Haloarcula marina:
TGGAGCTTTACTGCAGGCTGTCGCTGAGACGTGGTCGCCGATGTGCAGCATAGGTAGGAGCCGCTACACAGGTACCTGCGCTAGCAGGCCACCGAGGCATCAGTGAAATACTACCCGTCGGTGACTGCGACTCTCACTCCGGGAGGAGGACACCGGTAGCCGGGCAGTTTGACTGGGGCGGTACGCGCTCGAAAAGATATCGAGCGCGCCCTAAGGCTATCTCAGCCGGGACAGAGACCCGGCGAAGAGTGCAAGAGCAAAAGATAGCTTGACAGTGTTCTTCCTAACGAGGAACGCTGACGCGAAAGCGTGGTCTAGCGAACCAATTAGCCTGCTTGATGCGGGCAATTGATGACAGAAAAGCTACCCTAGGGATAACAGAGTCGTCACTCGCAAGAGCACATATCGACCGAGTGGCTTGCTACCTCGATGTCGGTTCCCTCCATCCTGCCCGTGCAGAAGCGGGCAAGGGTGAGGTTGTTCGCCTATTAAAGGAGGTCGTGAGCTGGGTTTAGACCGTCGTGAGACAGGTCGGCTGCTATCTACTGGGTGTGTTATGGTGTCTGACGAGAACGATCGTATAGTACGAGAGGAACTACGATTGGTGGCCACTGGTGTACCGGTTGTCTGAGAAGGCAATGCCGGGCAGCCACGCCACACGGGGTAAGAGCTGAACGCATCTAAGCTCGAAACCCACTTGGAAAAGAGACACCGTCGAGGTCCCGCGTAGAAGACGCGGTAGATAGACTCGGGGTGTAAGCACTGAGGTAACGAAGTGTTGAGCCCGCGAGCACTAACAGACCAAAGCCATCATTCATACGCACTGTGACTCCTTTCACCGACGATTACTCGTCGGCTGAACGAGTCCAGGCGCAAACTGGATCGCACGTACGAATTCATCGACTGACCGAGTTGGAGCATCACGGTTCGACTCCGTGACTCGGCGTTAGGCGGCCATAGCGGCGGGGTTGCCTCCCGTACCCATCCCGAACACGGAAGATAAGCCCGCCAGCGTTCCAGTAAGTACTGGAGTGCGCGAGCCTCTGGGAACGTTGGTTCGCCGCCACCATTCATACCTATTCATTCGAGGCCCGCGAGAGTAATCGCTCTCGCGGGCTTTTTGCATATATGACGAGCGGTGGCACTGACCAATGGTTTTGAAGGTGTCCGTAATTGTGTCTTAGCCGTTGTCAGGTATGGGTAACGCTGATAGCGGCTGCTATCCAACGCGCGGTAACGACATGTTACGGTGTTCACACCCCCAGTGTTCGTGGCGCGCAATCGCCCCCTCGGAAGAGGCGGCGTGGCCGGAGTATGCACAGCATCTCGTAGAGACTCACTCGACGACGGTGGAGGCGGACATTCCCGAGGGAATGGTCCAACTGAAATTCGACGACGACGGGGATTGGATTACGGTGTCTGTTGAGGAGGCAGGCGAAATCCAGCGGGAAGGTCACGATGAGGACTAACCGCAACTAGCCCGCCACGCAAGGCGGCCTTTCTCGACGGACGGTCTGTTCGACGAGCAATAGTGGTGTTGTAACGAAATATCTCGCCTGCGTCCGGTCTAGTGGAGGTACACGAAGATGGCGAAAGAAATCGTCTGTCGAGACGCAGGGTACGACTGTGACTTCATGATTCGTTCCGAAAACGAGGAGGAACTCATCGAAGTCGTCCAACAACACGCACAAGAGACGCATGACACAGAGATGTCCCAAGAGGACATCAGAGGGGCTTGGAAGACGGTCTGAACGCACCCGACGTATTTTTATTTCGAGTGATTGGACTGGGCGCACGGACGGCGCTCACGCTGGTACGGGACGCGACGCTAACCAGCGTTCGCTCTGGCAAAGAAGCTGACTGCGCAGCGGTACTATCGTCGGTCTGATTCAGGGTTGTGCTTGCGGCGGTACGTGCCGACCATCTTCCAGAGCGTGTCGTCGATTGTGTCGCCGTTGGCTTCGTCCTCGAGTTGCCGGTACAGGTTCTCCGAGACTTCGATGCGAGGCATCACCTGTCTATACCGACCGGGAGTAAATAAAATCTCGCTGACACGGAATCGAGTAAACCCTTCGAGTCGGGTGTTTTTCATAAGTGAGTTGTATTGACTTACTCGCCGTAGAGCCAGCGAGCGCCGAAGGCGACGAACCACGCCATCCAGATGCAGAAGACGAGGAGCCACGCGCCGTACTGCACCGTCGAGTCGGGCACGACGACGTACGCGAGTGCGAGGAGGCCCGCGACGCTCGCGAGGGCGGCGATGTCGTATCGGTTCAGCGTTGGCAGCCCCACGGTCGCGAGTTACTGGGAGATGCCGTAGGTGTCGCTGGACCAGTCGCGTGCGGGATGGTCGTACACCGGTTGGTGGCGTCCGATATCGTCGATGCGTTGGTGGTCCTCGGGGTCGAGGTCCCAGCCGAAGAGGTCGGCGTTCGCCCGGACGTGGTCGGGCGAGGTGGATTTCGGGAGGACGACGACGTCGTTCTCGACGGCCCACTTGAGGATTACCTGCGCGGGCGAGCGGTCGTACTCGTCGGCGATGGCCTGTATCGTCGGGTCTTCGAATACCTCGGTTCGGCCGAGTGGTGCGGCGGCCTCGACCACCGTATTCGTCTCGCGACAGTACTCGACCACGTCGTGTTGGGTGTTCCACGGGTGGTACTCGATTTGGTTGACGGCGATGGGCACGTCGCTGATGTGGTGGGCGGCGCTGAGTTGGTAGGCGCTGAAGTTCGAGACGCCGACGTTCCGCACCATGCCGCGGTCGACGAGCGTCGCCATCGCGTTCAGCGTCTCCCGGAGCGAGATGGCTGGGTTGGGCCAGTGGACGAGGTACAGGTCGAGGTAGTCGGTCCCCAGTCGATCGAGCGAGGCCTCACAGGAGGCGATGACGGACTCGTAGCCGAGATGTTTCGGCAAGACCTTCGAGGTGAGGAACACGTCCTCGCGTTCGTAGTCGGCCAACGCGTCGCCGATGGCCGCTTCGTTATGGTACCCCTCGGCGGTGTCGACGTGGCCGTATCCGGCGTCGAGACCGGCCCGAACCGAGTCGCCGACCGTCTCGTCGTCTAAGTTCCACGTCCCGACGCCGACCATCGGGAGTTCGTCGCCGCTCGGAAGCGCCGTTGTTGGTGTCGCCATACTCCGCTGGTGGCCCGCCGTCGGCAAAACCGTTTGGCCGAAGTGGGGGTGTTCGCCCGTCTGCCGGTCAGTTCGTTCCGACGATGTCGACGGGGTCACCGAGTTCGGCGCTCCGCGCGAGGGCGTCGATAGTCCGCATGTTCCCCATCGTCTCGGCGCGGTCGACGCGCGGCGTCTCACCGGCCTCGATAGCCGCCGCGAACGCGTCGACTTGGAGCGAGTAGTGGTCGACGGCGCCGAACGTCTCGGTCACTTCGCGACCGTCGACGGCGTATGAGAGCGACACCGACTCGTCGGGTTCCGGGCCGAAGCAGTTCCGGGCTTCGAGCCATCCGTCGGTGGTCTCGACGCGGTAGCGTTCGGCGTTCGGCGTGTCGAACCCACAGCCGATTCGGGCGGTCCGTCCGTCGTCGTATTCGAGGACGCCCGAGAACGTCGTATCGACGCCCGTAGACCGAGAGTCGACGCGGTGGCCGTACGCGCGGTCGGGTTCGCCGAGGAACCCGCGGACGCCGCTGACGGCGTAACAGCCCACGTCCATGAGACTGCCACCGGCGAGTTTGGGGTCCATGCGGATGTCGTCGGTGTCGTCGAGTCGGAAGGTGAAGGAGGCGTCGACCGACCGTATCTCGCCGAGTTCCTCGCGGACGATTTCCCGCGCGCGCTGGGTTCGCGGGTGGAACTGGTACATGAACGCCTCCATCAGTGTCACGTCGCGGTCGGCGCAGTACTCGAAGAGGTCCGCGGCCTCGGCGGCGTCGACGGTCAGCGGTTTCTCACAGAGGATGTGGAGGCCCGCATCGGCGGCCGCTTCGGTCCACTCGGCGTGGAGTGCGTTGGGAAGGGGATTGTAGACGGCGTCGATGTTCGCGTCGTCGAGCATCGACTCGTAGTCGCCGTAGGCCTCGTCGATGCCGAGGTCGTCCGCGACCGCTCGGGCGCGGTCGCCGTCACGTGACGCGATGGCGACGACGTCGTGGCTCGTCGCCTGAATCGCCGGGATAACAGATTCTCGTCCTATCTTCGCCGTCGAGAGTACGCCGAATCGCATAGGTGGGTGGACTGGGGGAGACTACCTAAAGCCACGCCACGACGGTCGGCGACGGCCGGGCGTCAGTAGGGCTGACTGTGTTCCGGTGGGTGACGTTGCGGCGCGCCGGTCGAGAGGTCCGCGATGCACTCGCGGCAGAACTGGTAGCCCCGCTCGTTGGTGGCGCCACAGTGCGCACAGGCGACGGTCCTACTCTCTCCGTCGGTCCTGCTCTCTCCGTCGGTCCCGAGCGGCGGTCGCTCGTCGCCCTCGGCCTGCGTGGGGGCGGCGGGCTCTCCCTGCCGCCGGTAGGCGTACAACATGGTCAGGACGTGAAGCCCGACGAGCAGGGCGATGGCGCCGAACAACCATTCGCTCCCCATCATACGTGACAATACGACAACGGAATACTTGAGCATTGTGCATAGTTCACACGTGTCTCGGGATGCCTGTTAGCGAGACGACGGCCGAGCGTTCAAGTGTCGAGGCGCGGCCAGCGACGCTATGACACTGCCGAAAGCGGGGATACCCTGATGGGTCGGCGGACGCTGGTCGTCGTTCCGCAGTCGGACGGGCGGTACGACTGCCGCGTGGCCCACTGGGGCGTCGACGGCGACCCGATCGCACAGTCACGCCCCCTGGGAACGGGGTGGTCGGCGAGCACGGTCGGCGCGACGCTCG
This window encodes:
- a CDS encoding DUF1059 domain-containing protein, with product MLRCSHPQCSWRAIAPSEEAAWPEYAQHLVETHSTTVEADIPEGMVQLKFDDDGDWITVSVEEAGEIQREGHDED
- a CDS encoding Gfo/Idh/MocA family protein, which codes for MRFGVLSTAKIGRESVIPAIQATSHDVVAIASRDGDRARAVADDLGIDEAYGDYESMLDDANIDAVYNPLPNALHAEWTEAAADAGLHILCEKPLTVDAAEAADLFEYCADRDVTLMEAFMYQFHPRTQRAREIVREELGEIRSVDASFTFRLDDTDDIRMDPKLAGGSLMDVGCYAVSGVRGFLGEPDRAYGHRVDSRSTGVDTTFSGVLEYDDGRTARIGCGFDTPNAERYRVETTDGWLEARNCFGPEPDESVSLSYAVDGREVTETFGAVDHYSLQVDAFAAAIEAGETPRVDRAETMGNMRTIDALARSAELGDPVDIVGTN
- a CDS encoding DUF7577 domain-containing protein, with the protein product MMGSEWLFGAIALLVGLHVLTMLYAYRRQGEPAAPTQAEGDERPPLGTDGESRTDGESRTVACAHCGATNERGYQFCRECIADLSTGAPQRHPPEHSQPY
- a CDS encoding aldo/keto reductase, producing MATPTTALPSGDELPMVGVGTWNLDDETVGDSVRAGLDAGYGHVDTAEGYHNEAAIGDALADYEREDVFLTSKVLPKHLGYESVIASCEASLDRLGTDYLDLYLVHWPNPAISLRETLNAMATLVDRGMVRNVGVSNFSAYQLSAAHHISDVPIAVNQIEYHPWNTQHDVVEYCRETNTVVEAAAPLGRTEVFEDPTIQAIADEYDRSPAQVILKWAVENDVVVLPKSTSPDHVRANADLFGWDLDPEDHQRIDDIGRHQPVYDHPARDWSSDTYGISQ
- a CDS encoding DUF1059 domain-containing protein, yielding MAKEIVCRDAGYDCDFMIRSENEEELIEVVQQHAQETHDTEMSQEDIRGAWKTV